One stretch of Chryseobacterium scophthalmum DNA includes these proteins:
- a CDS encoding T9SS type B sorting domain-containing protein has product MKKTILFFILLFFSFYVKAQRDTEHWFAPMKQSYFTDTNKQALFLSTDSTVPFAVNIYNNNILLGTVTISKGSPVLYDIPKDFMMTNLQSGAFAITSRGLYVKGEKPFFCTFRFSVDKHGEILTSKGKAGIGTKFYAGYAPLSVTNPSFNFTSGILATEDNTTVTISGYNSSVKFSNGTIGASNPTMTFTLNKGQSYVIEGNGDVAGNLTGFIGAKIVANKPVSVTNGNFNGQHTLIGNGAGGLDIYMDQSIPIERLGDEYILMKGMAPLSYELEGAVVVATENGTQVYVNDETTPIATLNEGQFYRIGSTSFISQNFSGHYNMRIKSTKKIYVYQLMSGGGAGTYYNTGGANYIPPVNCFLPKKIDEIGLINKLPYFTAIDPKVRLNIITESGATVSVNGTVLSGIQGPYPVTGNPNWQTYSVENVTGNITVQSTKAVTAGIAAGHEAVGYGGYFAGFSSIPVIAKTNGNCIPGMILEVDDSYATYQWNFNGNPIPGATTNTYSPTHAGNYTVTVSVGGTCPPATTPVFEVVMPPQIPSLLTDKVICIDERTTLDAGSGFESYEWSTGETTQTLSNVGVGKYSVTLKYNGCFNTYDVEVKAAPKPVIQNIDLQNNTATITTIGGKSPYSYSINGINWQSSNVFTNLPNGQNTFYVKDAYNCEPVKVELTLINIINAITPNGDNINDKISYSDLKYKKDLSFSVYDRYGNQVFKGTAFNNYTWDGKSSNKKMLTGSYWYEISWKEPSQQNAIVKYTGWILVKNMN; this is encoded by the coding sequence ATGAAGAAGACGATATTATTTTTTATACTTCTCTTTTTTTCCTTTTATGTAAAGGCACAAAGAGATACCGAACATTGGTTTGCTCCAATGAAGCAAAGTTATTTTACCGACACCAATAAGCAGGCTTTGTTTTTATCAACAGATTCTACAGTTCCTTTTGCTGTAAATATCTATAATAACAACATACTTTTAGGAACTGTTACAATTAGTAAAGGTAGTCCTGTTTTGTACGATATTCCTAAAGATTTTATGATGACAAACCTTCAGTCGGGAGCATTCGCTATAACCAGCAGAGGGCTTTATGTAAAAGGGGAAAAACCATTTTTCTGTACATTCAGATTTTCAGTAGATAAGCATGGAGAAATTCTTACCTCTAAAGGTAAAGCGGGAATTGGAACAAAATTTTATGCAGGATATGCACCATTATCGGTTACTAATCCTAGTTTTAACTTTACCAGCGGGATATTGGCTACCGAAGATAATACTACAGTAACAATATCTGGCTACAATTCTTCTGTTAAGTTTTCTAATGGAACCATAGGAGCAAGTAATCCCACGATGACTTTTACTTTGAACAAAGGACAGTCTTATGTTATTGAGGGAAATGGAGATGTTGCAGGCAATTTAACAGGTTTTATTGGTGCAAAAATAGTAGCTAATAAACCGGTTTCTGTAACCAACGGAAATTTTAACGGGCAGCATACATTAATTGGAAATGGAGCAGGAGGACTTGATATTTACATGGATCAATCTATCCCTATAGAGCGATTGGGTGATGAATATATTTTGATGAAAGGAATGGCACCGCTTTCTTATGAGTTGGAAGGCGCTGTTGTGGTTGCTACAGAAAACGGTACCCAAGTTTATGTGAATGATGAAACTACTCCAATCGCTACCCTGAATGAAGGACAGTTTTACCGGATTGGATCTACGTCTTTTATCAGTCAGAATTTCAGCGGGCATTACAATATGCGAATCAAGAGCACCAAGAAAATTTATGTTTATCAGCTGATGTCCGGAGGTGGTGCAGGAACATATTACAATACTGGAGGAGCCAATTATATTCCGCCAGTTAACTGTTTTCTTCCTAAAAAAATTGATGAAATAGGTCTTATTAATAAGTTACCTTATTTTACAGCTATTGATCCTAAAGTCAGACTCAATATTATTACAGAATCTGGTGCAACAGTATCTGTGAATGGAACAGTATTGTCAGGAATTCAGGGACCTTATCCCGTTACAGGAAATCCAAATTGGCAAACTTACTCTGTAGAAAATGTCACGGGTAATATTACAGTACAATCTACAAAAGCGGTAACTGCAGGTATTGCAGCAGGTCATGAAGCTGTTGGTTACGGTGGGTATTTCGCCGGATTTTCTTCCATTCCTGTTATTGCTAAAACTAATGGAAATTGTATTCCGGGAATGATTCTGGAAGTGGATGACAGCTATGCAACCTATCAGTGGAATTTTAATGGAAACCCAATTCCGGGAGCAACAACCAATACATACAGCCCGACTCATGCAGGAAATTATACGGTTACCGTATCGGTGGGAGGAACGTGTCCTCCTGCGACAACTCCTGTATTTGAAGTGGTAATGCCTCCACAAATCCCGAGTTTACTTACTGATAAAGTAATCTGTATTGATGAAAGAACAACTTTGGATGCTGGTTCTGGTTTCGAATCTTATGAATGGAGCACAGGAGAAACTACACAAACTCTTTCTAATGTAGGAGTCGGAAAATATTCGGTTACATTAAAATATAATGGTTGTTTCAACACTTATGATGTTGAGGTAAAAGCAGCACCGAAACCTGTTATTCAAAACATTGACCTTCAAAATAACACCGCAACCATTACCACAATTGGTGGAAAGTCACCTTATTCGTATTCAATCAATGGTATCAATTGGCAAAGTTCTAATGTATTTACCAATCTTCCGAACGGGCAGAATACGTTTTATGTAAAAGATGCCTATAACTGTGAACCTGTAAAGGTAGAGCTTACGCTTATCAATATTATTAATGCAATTACTCCAAACGGAGATAATATTAATGATAAGATTTCTTATTCAGACCTTAAGTACAAGAAAGATTTATCTTTTTCAGTGTACGACAGATACGGAAATCAGGTTTTCAAAGGAACTGCTTTTAATAATTATACATGGGACGGAAAATCCAGCAACAAAAAAATGCTCACAGGAAGCTATTGGTATGAAATATCTTGGAAGGAACCCAGTCAGCAAAACGCTATTGTAAAATATACAGGCTGGATTTTGGTAAAAAACATGAATTAA
- a CDS encoding T9SS type A sorting domain-containing protein, with amino-acid sequence MKKYYLFWMVFLLPFLSVKAQTYCVPNAGTSTTYYLKNAHFSDQGALYYNATAYQAYVDNSAGEMVTSYPGGTVNVHLDFAGSGTKALVWVDWNANGDFNDFYENPIGVSGYSMVDDQFFVPIAQAPGIYRIRVQTGTNLNTSPNPCGPNTSNNGNFVDFSLKIEPAAPTCFVPSALASGNITTNTATLSWTSPAVAPGNGYEYYYSSSATPPTASTSALGTSATTSAPIGGLASFTTYYYYIRSVCSTSDKSAWSLRGTFKTKCDPVMSMFENFEAPANGSINVDCWDRIVLGNGTQNISGTVGVNNSKGMYQYANGAANTVIAVLPAFGNVSAGTHWLRFKAKVSTGTGILAVGYVTNDTDASTFVNIQSVSINNTTMDGYEYSVIVPNTVPANARLAIRHGGVPNTLIYWDNVYWEPKPTCFVPTNIVLSNTTSASVDIGWTVPTPAPAMGYDIYYSTNNTPPTATTVPNITGTTANPYTLQGLNAATTYYIWVRSRCDATDQSAWSNISSVLTLCAPQTSFFENFEAYNNGLITNVPCWGRLVTGSGIVNLNAYGSGYSGTKQIFQRPVTGSSMAILPELSNINAGTHSLKFRAYCSANTGKMKIGYVTDPADINSFVQIQSLDITNTSYAGASEYSVPVPNTVPANAKLAIFTTFSEGGNVIYYYDDVSWEPTVALGVHELMTKDDLSVYPNPFKDQITISGDLPLQSVTIYDASGKIVKEIKGNARTISLQQIPSGIYIMKLIMKNGSSKTIKTVKN; translated from the coding sequence ATGAAAAAATATTACTTGTTTTGGATGGTTTTTCTTCTTCCGTTTTTATCGGTGAAAGCACAGACATATTGTGTTCCAAATGCTGGAACATCAACCACCTATTATTTAAAAAATGCTCATTTTTCAGATCAGGGAGCTTTGTATTACAATGCAACAGCATACCAAGCTTATGTAGACAATTCTGCTGGTGAGATGGTAACTTCTTACCCAGGAGGTACTGTAAATGTACATTTGGATTTTGCCGGAAGCGGAACAAAAGCTCTTGTATGGGTAGACTGGAATGCGAATGGAGATTTCAATGATTTCTATGAAAATCCAATAGGGGTATCGGGTTATTCAATGGTTGATGATCAATTTTTTGTTCCAATAGCTCAAGCACCGGGAATTTACAGAATAAGAGTACAGACAGGAACAAATCTTAATACCTCGCCAAATCCTTGTGGTCCTAATACCAGTAATAATGGCAACTTTGTAGACTTTAGTTTAAAAATTGAACCTGCTGCACCGACCTGCTTTGTTCCTTCAGCTTTAGCTTCTGGTAATATTACAACAAATACGGCTACTTTATCTTGGACTTCTCCTGCTGTTGCGCCAGGAAATGGATATGAATATTATTATTCATCTTCTGCAACGCCTCCAACTGCTTCAACATCAGCATTAGGAACCAGTGCAACGACTTCTGCACCAATCGGTGGATTAGCATCGTTTACTACTTACTATTACTATATAAGATCGGTTTGCAGTACTTCAGATAAAAGCGCTTGGTCTTTAAGGGGAACATTTAAAACAAAATGCGATCCTGTAATGTCTATGTTTGAGAATTTCGAAGCTCCGGCAAACGGATCGATCAATGTAGACTGTTGGGACAGAATTGTTTTAGGAAACGGCACCCAAAATATTTCCGGTACAGTTGGGGTGAACAACTCTAAAGGAATGTATCAATATGCCAATGGTGCAGCCAATACAGTGATTGCGGTTCTTCCGGCTTTCGGCAATGTGAGTGCAGGAACGCACTGGCTTAGATTTAAAGCTAAAGTGAGTACCGGAACAGGAATATTAGCTGTGGGTTATGTAACCAATGATACAGATGCATCTACTTTTGTAAATATTCAGTCTGTAAGTATAAACAATACTACGATGGATGGATACGAGTATTCGGTAATTGTACCAAATACGGTTCCTGCAAATGCAAGATTGGCAATAAGACATGGCGGTGTACCTAATACGTTAATCTATTGGGATAATGTATATTGGGAGCCAAAACCTACTTGCTTTGTACCCACTAATATTGTTTTATCTAATACAACCAGTGCGAGTGTAGATATTGGCTGGACAGTTCCCACGCCTGCTCCAGCAATGGGATATGATATTTATTACAGCACAAACAACACGCCTCCAACTGCGACTACAGTACCGAATATAACAGGAACAACAGCAAACCCTTATACATTACAGGGATTGAATGCCGCAACGACCTATTATATTTGGGTAAGATCAAGATGTGACGCAACAGATCAAAGTGCTTGGTCAAATATCAGTTCTGTACTGACGCTGTGTGCGCCACAAACTTCTTTTTTTGAAAATTTCGAAGCATACAATAATGGATTAATTACCAATGTTCCTTGTTGGGGAAGATTGGTTACAGGAAGCGGCATCGTAAATCTTAATGCATATGGAAGTGGTTATTCTGGTACTAAACAGATTTTCCAGAGACCAGTTACAGGATCATCAATGGCTATTTTGCCTGAGCTAAGTAATATTAATGCAGGCACTCATTCATTAAAATTCAGAGCGTATTGTAGTGCGAATACCGGTAAAATGAAAATTGGTTATGTAACAGATCCGGCAGACATCAATTCTTTTGTACAGATCCAGAGTCTTGATATCACCAATACCTCTTATGCGGGAGCAAGCGAATATAGTGTGCCTGTACCCAATACAGTTCCTGCTAATGCAAAGCTTGCCATATTCACCACATTCAGTGAAGGTGGTAACGTGATCTATTATTATGATGATGTGTCTTGGGAACCTACTGTCGCTTTAGGAGTACATGAGTTGATGACGAAAGACGATCTTTCTGTTTATCCTAATCCTTTTAAAGACCAGATCACTATTTCTGGAGACCTTCCATTACAGTCTGTAACAATCTATGATGCTTCAGGTAAAATAGTAAAAGAGATAAAAGGAAATGCAAGAACAATTTCATTACAGCAAATCCCCTCCGGAATATATATAATGAAACTCATCATGAAAAATGGGAGTTCAAAAACGATAAAAACAGTTAAAAATTAG
- a CDS encoding T9SS type B sorting domain-containing protein, producing the protein MMSRLNRNNDRQALFLSTDSGTPFTATIYNNNTAIGTVTISKGNPQSFDIPMDLMIADSPTDVFKVTNRGLYVKGEKPFFCTFRFSTKAHAEILTSKGKAAIGTKFYTAYCPISALGGGYNFTGGILATEDNTTVTVSGYDPSVQFSNGNTGATHPTMTFTLNKGQSYIIEGIGNIPGNQTGFIGAKIVANKPITVTNGNFNGQTVNVNDNGGDIYMDQSIPAERLGDEYILMKGVALLAENTEGAVVVATENNTQVYLNDETAPIATLNEGQFYRINSTGYVSQNFSGHYNMRIKSTKRIYVYQLMAGTLSKSDLNGGANYIPPLSCFLPKEIDEIGMIDVMPHYTTFTPTVKLNIITETGATVSVNNTVLSGIQGPYPVTGNPNWQTYSVNNATGNITVKSTKAVTAGIAAGDGAVGYGSYYAGFSSVPVIAKKNGNCIPGMILEVDDSYISYQWNFNGNPIPGATTNTYSPTQAGSYTATVSAGGTCPPATTPVFEVVMPPQIPSLLTDKVICIDERTTLDAGYGFESYEWSTGATTQSISNVAVGNYWVILGYNGCFSKKEVSVKPVPHPVIKRITSDYNQTVLIVEGGKPPYRYSINNTNWQSSNVFTNLPNGQNKFYVKDAYNCEPIQVEMTLINIINAITPNGDNINDVISYANLAYKKDMSFSVYDRYGNQVFKGTAFNNYTWDGKFSNKKMLTGSYWYEISWKEPSQQNAIIKYTGWILVKNKN; encoded by the coding sequence ATGATGTCTAGGCTTAATCGTAATAATGATAGACAAGCTTTATTTTTATCGACAGATTCGGGAACGCCTTTTACTGCTACCATTTATAATAATAACACAGCGATTGGAACAGTAACCATTAGCAAGGGAAATCCGCAGTCATTCGACATTCCTATGGATTTGATGATCGCAGATTCTCCGACAGACGTATTCAAAGTTACCAACAGAGGTTTGTATGTAAAAGGAGAGAAACCTTTTTTCTGTACGTTTAGATTTTCAACCAAAGCACACGCCGAAATTTTGACATCCAAAGGAAAAGCAGCGATCGGGACAAAATTTTATACGGCTTACTGCCCTATCAGTGCTTTAGGAGGGGGGTATAATTTTACTGGTGGTATTTTAGCAACAGAAGATAATACAACGGTAACCGTTTCGGGTTATGATCCTTCCGTTCAGTTTTCTAATGGAAACACAGGAGCAACCCATCCAACAATGACTTTTACTTTAAATAAAGGACAGTCTTACATCATAGAAGGAATAGGAAATATTCCGGGAAATCAAACAGGGTTTATCGGAGCTAAAATAGTTGCCAATAAACCGATAACAGTTACCAACGGAAATTTTAATGGTCAAACAGTTAATGTAAATGACAACGGAGGGGATATTTATATGGACCAGTCTATTCCTGCAGAACGATTGGGAGATGAATATATATTGATGAAAGGAGTAGCCCTTTTAGCAGAAAATACGGAAGGTGCTGTAGTTGTTGCAACAGAAAATAATACACAAGTTTATCTTAATGATGAAACGGCTCCTATTGCTACATTAAATGAGGGACAATTTTATAGAATTAACTCTACAGGATATGTCAGCCAGAATTTTAGCGGACATTATAACATGCGGATAAAAAGTACCAAAAGGATCTATGTCTATCAGCTAATGGCAGGAACTCTTTCAAAAAGTGACCTTAACGGCGGAGCCAATTACATCCCACCACTTAGTTGCTTTCTTCCCAAGGAAATAGATGAAATAGGCATGATCGATGTGATGCCTCATTATACAACTTTTACGCCTACTGTTAAGCTAAATATCATTACTGAAACGGGTGCAACAGTATCTGTGAATAATACTGTTTTATCAGGAATTCAGGGGCCTTATCCTGTTACCGGAAATCCAAACTGGCAAACATATTCTGTAAATAATGCCACAGGTAATATTACAGTGAAATCTACAAAAGCAGTGACTGCAGGTATTGCAGCAGGTGATGGTGCTGTAGGTTACGGTAGTTATTATGCAGGGTTCTCTTCTGTTCCTGTTATTGCTAAAAAGAACGGAAACTGTATTCCGGGAATGATCTTGGAAGTAGATGATAGCTATATTTCTTATCAATGGAACTTTAACGGAAATCCAATTCCTGGAGCAACGACCAATACATACAGCCCAACTCAGGCAGGAAGTTATACAGCAACTGTATCGGCAGGAGGAACTTGTCCCCCTGCAACAACTCCTGTTTTTGAGGTGGTAATGCCTCCACAAATCCCTTCTTTACTTACCGATAAAGTGATCTGTATTGATGAAAGAACAACTTTAGATGCCGGTTATGGTTTTGAATCTTATGAATGGAGCACGGGAGCAACTACACAATCTATATCTAATGTAGCAGTAGGAAATTATTGGGTTATTTTAGGATATAACGGTTGTTTCAGCAAAAAGGAAGTTTCTGTAAAACCGGTGCCTCATCCTGTGATTAAAAGAATTACTTCTGACTACAATCAAACTGTATTGATAGTAGAGGGAGGAAAACCACCTTATAGGTATTCCATAAATAATACTAACTGGCAAAGTTCTAATGTGTTTACTAATCTTCCGAACGGACAGAATAAGTTTTATGTAAAAGATGCTTACAACTGTGAACCGATACAGGTAGAAATGACACTTATCAATATTATTAATGCGATTACTCCAAACGGAGATAACATTAACGATGTGATTTCCTATGCAAATCTTGCTTATAAAAAAGATATGTCTTTTTCAGTGTATGACAGGTATGGAAATCAGGTTTTTAAAGGAACTGCCTTCAACAACTATACATGGGACGGAAAATTCAGCAATAAAAAAATGCTCACAGGAAGCTATTGGTACGAAATATCCTGGAAAGAGCCCAGCCAGCAAAACGCTATTATAAAGTATACAGGCTGGATCCTAGTGAAAAACAAAAATTAA